One genomic region from uncultured Cohaesibacter sp. encodes:
- a CDS encoding acetyl-CoA C-acetyltransferase has product MSDIIIAAAARTAVGNFNGGLTDVSAHDLGATVIRALLERSSVDPLEISDVILGQVLTAGQGQNPARQAAIKAGLPATSTALTINQVCGSGLRAVGLAMQAIKCGDASIVIAGGQENMSQAPHTVNLRKGTKMGPASMEDTMIKDGLWDAFHDYHMGITAENVATSCGISRENQDRLAAESQRRAAAARDAGKFEAEIVPVSFHTRKGEVIVEKDEFIRPETTSDSLAKLRPAFKKDGTVTAGNASGLNDGAAAVLMMTADEAKSRGIKPMAKVVSWATAGVDPALMGTGPIAASRKALNKAGWTPDDLDLIEANEAFAAQAAAVNDEMGWNTSKVNVNGGAIALGHPIGASGARILVTLLHEMERRDAKKGLATLCIGGGMGIALCVERP; this is encoded by the coding sequence ATGAGCGATATCATCATTGCAGCAGCAGCACGAACAGCCGTCGGAAATTTCAATGGCGGATTGACGGATGTATCTGCGCACGATCTCGGCGCTACAGTCATCCGTGCCTTGCTTGAGAGATCAAGTGTAGACCCGCTGGAAATTTCAGACGTCATTCTGGGTCAGGTACTGACCGCAGGTCAGGGGCAGAACCCGGCTCGACAGGCCGCTATCAAAGCAGGTCTGCCGGCAACGTCTACTGCATTGACCATCAACCAGGTTTGCGGCTCTGGGTTACGAGCCGTAGGACTTGCAATGCAGGCAATCAAATGCGGAGATGCGTCTATCGTCATTGCTGGTGGTCAGGAAAATATGAGCCAAGCCCCCCATACTGTCAATTTACGCAAGGGTACCAAGATGGGCCCTGCCTCCATGGAAGATACCATGATCAAGGACGGCCTTTGGGATGCGTTCCATGATTATCATATGGGGATTACCGCAGAGAATGTTGCCACGAGCTGCGGCATCAGTCGGGAAAATCAGGACAGGTTAGCCGCCGAATCCCAACGCCGTGCGGCCGCTGCCCGGGACGCGGGAAAATTCGAAGCGGAAATTGTGCCCGTATCCTTTCATACTCGCAAAGGGGAAGTTATCGTCGAGAAGGACGAATTCATTCGCCCGGAAACGACCTCAGACTCTCTGGCCAAATTGCGTCCAGCCTTCAAGAAAGATGGAACAGTCACCGCCGGAAATGCGTCAGGTTTGAATGATGGTGCTGCCGCCGTTCTGATGATGACGGCTGATGAAGCAAAAAGCCGAGGCATCAAACCTATGGCAAAAGTTGTGTCTTGGGCGACCGCTGGTGTTGATCCAGCACTGATGGGAACCGGACCAATTGCCGCCTCCCGGAAAGCCTTGAACAAGGCCGGATGGACACCTGATGATCTAGACTTGATCGAAGCCAACGAAGCATTCGCAGCTCAGGCTGCCGCCGTGAATGATGAAATGGGCTGGAACACAAGTAAAGTCAACGTCAATGGCGGCGCGATTGCATTGGGACATCCTATAGGCGCGTCCGGAGCACGTATTCTCGTCACACTTCTTCACGAAATGGAAAGACGGGACGCCAAGAAAGGTCTCGCCACCCTGTGCATCGGCGGTGGAATGGGCATCGCTTTGTGTGTAGAGAGACCATAA
- a CDS encoding methyl-accepting chemotaxis protein has product MAHLTFEEIMAGDAAEDISEVWRLIDRAGDYAKAILNGDTIDTLVIPRTENKQIRAMMEAVSSQIQGFKSAAQDRYSGLADNQGVGSDVDEAFDQLYEGLVTRISKLADGTLGNATLQRHAGSAKYALANGHLLVAEILGGDEGEDFSEVLANFDAARASVEAMQPSTDTRAIVDDIKKLATFAQQRYDKKSSLQSKGADADVAFDAAFTAFIEGMNKAEDQILQDAAGGVAALQEETQWAKMIGWISLAVVLAFLVGSILVVRKFIVQRLIDLEITASRLSEGKINTEMPSWTSSDELGRLRNALGKFKDAVAEQRQLADDRTRDQANAEAEKKRAIRKLADDFDANVGSIVDTVSTASSALNSTAQAMSSISEQANKEAVSATQASEQTTSNVETVATATEEMTSSISEISQQVSQASVSSRDAVAKVQEANNQMRTLADTANKIGEVVEMISSIAEQTNLLALNATIESARAGEAGKGFAVVAGEVKALAGQTAKATEDIAKQITNIQNSTKLASGSMEDVNAVIQRVDDIATAIAAAMEEQTAATQEIAGNIHQASQGTQRVNGSVLAVSKASQETGATSAQVMTAAGELASQTNLLKTEVGKFLSQIRAE; this is encoded by the coding sequence ATGGCGCACTTGACGTTTGAAGAGATCATGGCGGGAGACGCAGCCGAGGACATCTCTGAGGTTTGGAGGCTTATCGATCGGGCTGGAGACTATGCCAAAGCCATACTCAATGGTGATACAATCGACACCCTCGTGATTCCGCGCACCGAGAACAAGCAGATCCGTGCAATGATGGAAGCGGTTTCCTCGCAAATCCAAGGCTTCAAGTCAGCTGCGCAGGACCGATATAGTGGTCTGGCGGACAATCAGGGCGTCGGGTCGGATGTAGACGAGGCATTCGATCAATTATATGAAGGGCTTGTCACACGCATTTCGAAACTGGCTGATGGCACTTTGGGCAATGCCACGCTCCAGCGCCATGCCGGGTCGGCAAAATACGCCTTGGCGAACGGACATCTTCTTGTCGCTGAAATATTGGGTGGTGACGAGGGCGAAGACTTTAGCGAGGTCTTGGCCAATTTTGATGCAGCAAGAGCCTCCGTAGAAGCCATGCAGCCTTCAACGGACACTCGCGCCATTGTCGACGATATAAAGAAGCTGGCCACTTTTGCCCAGCAGAGATATGACAAAAAATCAAGTTTGCAGAGTAAAGGGGCGGATGCAGACGTCGCATTTGACGCGGCATTTACTGCCTTCATCGAAGGAATGAACAAAGCCGAAGATCAAATTCTGCAGGATGCAGCGGGTGGCGTTGCAGCCCTTCAGGAAGAAACGCAATGGGCTAAAATGATCGGCTGGATAAGCTTAGCTGTCGTGCTCGCATTTTTGGTTGGCAGCATTCTGGTTGTTCGTAAGTTCATCGTCCAACGGCTAATCGATCTGGAGATTACCGCCAGCCGCCTCTCAGAAGGCAAGATCAACACAGAAATGCCGTCATGGACATCTTCGGATGAACTGGGCCGTTTGCGAAACGCTTTGGGTAAATTTAAGGATGCTGTCGCCGAGCAACGGCAACTGGCTGATGACCGCACAAGAGATCAGGCCAATGCGGAAGCTGAAAAGAAGCGCGCCATCAGGAAGCTCGCAGACGACTTTGATGCCAATGTCGGCTCGATCGTTGATACGGTCTCAACAGCCTCGTCCGCACTCAATTCCACAGCGCAAGCCATGTCTAGCATTTCGGAACAGGCTAACAAGGAGGCTGTATCGGCCACACAGGCATCCGAGCAAACGACCTCAAATGTCGAAACTGTGGCGACAGCGACAGAGGAAATGACTAGCAGCATCTCCGAAATTAGCCAGCAGGTGTCTCAAGCCTCCGTTTCCAGTCGAGATGCTGTTGCCAAAGTGCAAGAAGCAAACAACCAGATGCGAACGCTCGCCGACACTGCCAACAAGATTGGCGAAGTCGTGGAGATGATCTCCAGCATCGCAGAACAGACCAATCTTCTGGCGCTCAATGCGACGATTGAGTCCGCACGAGCTGGAGAAGCAGGCAAGGGATTTGCCGTCGTTGCAGGCGAAGTCAAAGCTCTTGCCGGACAGACAGCCAAGGCAACGGAGGATATCGCCAAGCAGATCACCAACATTCAGAACTCTACCAAACTGGCCTCCGGGTCGATGGAAGACGTTAACGCCGTGATCCAGCGCGTGGATGATATCGCGACCGCGATTGCGGCAGCAATGGAAGAACAGACTGCGGCGACGCAGGAAATTGCAGGCAACATTCATCAGGCATCCCAAGGCACCCAACGGGTCAATGGCAGTGTTCTGGCGGTTTCCAAGGCGTCTCAGGAAACTGGAGCGACGTCCGCTCAGGTCATGACGGCCGCAGGTGAACTCGCGAGCCAAACCAATTTGCTCAAAACAGAGGTCGGAAAATTCCTATCTCAAATCCGCGCGGAATAG
- a CDS encoding ShlB/FhaC/HecB family hemolysin secretion/activation protein — protein sequence MIMCHKVNGFSLVTALMCVTALPAFAQTASQITADSYAPDVIRSSGHGVRIAGGSGQATPAGAENLLVTPSKVIVDGGMPELADDTAAIEAQIAGKRVTAANLFKAARDLEAAYARAGFILARVSVPPQIINDGQPLHLKVTHGFIEAVDNSALSDRVGSHVAHLLAPLFGQQDVTREQIERQLMLAGDTPGLMLRSVLKAGKAPGGAIIVVEGKHNLVTSTVMVDNSYSSELGTAHVTYGADLNSPTGHGEVIYARIGGYPGGEGGSIFDHLPRSRQLVAGFSMPLGTRGFWFNMEAVDSRTDATSDQPYRLPDHYQRLAARLGYHWLRSRNANLATQLSFDVTHELQQLEMSGSLSDFSEDRLRVLRLVQQGNIYLSDSSHLSGSMTLSQGLDALGARGGTTSVPLSRDGAAPDFTKLDLEARFQQTFAGGDAAFSLAAKAQYSFGDPLVASEQIGLGGMSMLSAYDSGAMVGDSGLMARAELALPRKLSLFSSYPGQGTEISPYLFGAAGIVSFEQPTAAEEEITRAVSVGAGLRFALARRQSSDAAMLTLEYAHGDASHESGENRFNISLTGKF from the coding sequence ATGATCATGTGCCATAAAGTCAACGGATTTTCTCTGGTCACTGCTCTGATGTGCGTTACGGCGCTTCCTGCCTTTGCCCAGACCGCCAGCCAGATTACGGCGGACAGCTACGCCCCTGATGTGATCCGGTCATCAGGCCATGGCGTGAGGATAGCAGGGGGAAGTGGTCAGGCGACGCCAGCAGGAGCCGAGAACCTGCTGGTTACCCCCTCGAAAGTCATCGTCGATGGCGGGATGCCTGAGTTGGCCGACGATACCGCAGCCATCGAGGCACAGATTGCCGGCAAGCGAGTTACCGCCGCAAACCTCTTCAAGGCAGCAAGGGATCTGGAGGCAGCCTATGCAAGAGCCGGGTTCATTCTGGCCCGTGTCTCGGTGCCTCCCCAGATCATCAATGACGGACAACCACTGCACCTCAAGGTGACTCATGGCTTTATCGAAGCCGTAGACAATTCTGCTCTTTCCGACCGGGTCGGTAGCCATGTCGCTCACCTGTTGGCACCACTGTTCGGGCAGCAGGATGTGACCCGTGAACAGATAGAACGCCAGCTGATGCTGGCCGGGGATACGCCGGGCCTGATGCTGCGTTCGGTGCTCAAGGCTGGCAAGGCACCGGGTGGGGCCATAATCGTGGTCGAGGGAAAGCACAATCTGGTGACCTCGACAGTTATGGTCGACAATAGCTATTCCTCCGAGCTTGGCACGGCTCATGTTACCTACGGAGCCGATCTTAACAGTCCGACAGGACATGGCGAGGTGATCTACGCCCGCATCGGGGGATATCCTGGCGGCGAGGGCGGTTCAATCTTTGACCATCTGCCACGCAGTCGCCAGTTGGTTGCCGGTTTCTCGATGCCACTGGGTACTCGCGGCTTCTGGTTCAACATGGAAGCCGTGGATAGCCGAACCGATGCCACGAGTGATCAGCCCTACCGCCTGCCAGACCATTATCAGCGTCTGGCCGCCCGGCTTGGTTATCACTGGCTGCGCAGCCGCAACGCCAATTTGGCAACCCAGTTGTCTTTTGATGTGACGCACGAGCTGCAACAGCTGGAAATGAGCGGTAGCCTTAGTGACTTCAGTGAGGACCGGTTGCGGGTTCTGCGTCTCGTCCAGCAGGGTAACATCTATCTCTCCGACAGCAGCCACCTGTCCGGTAGCATGACGCTGTCTCAGGGGCTGGATGCGCTTGGAGCGCGCGGAGGGACAACGTCTGTCCCTCTATCCCGGGACGGTGCAGCACCCGACTTCACCAAACTCGATCTTGAGGCCCGTTTCCAACAGACCTTTGCCGGAGGCGATGCTGCCTTCTCGCTGGCTGCAAAGGCACAATATTCGTTCGGTGATCCGCTGGTCGCCTCCGAACAGATAGGCCTTGGCGGCATGTCGATGCTGTCGGCCTATGACAGCGGTGCCATGGTGGGCGACAGTGGTCTGATGGCGCGGGCCGAACTTGCTCTGCCCAGAAAACTGTCCCTGTTCAGCTCCTATCCCGGCCAGGGCACGGAGATCTCTCCCTATCTGTTCGGGGCAGCGGGGATCGTTTCGTTTGAGCAGCCCACGGCTGCGGAAGAGGAGATCACCAGAGCTGTTTCCGTTGGCGCCGGTCTGCGCTTTGCCCTGGCACGCAGGCAAAGCTCCGATGCAGCCATGTTGACGCTTGAATATGCGCACGGTGATGCCAGCCACGAAAGCGGCGAAAACCGCTTCAACATCAGCCTCACAGGAAAATTCTGA